In Pseudomonas sp. PDM14, a genomic segment contains:
- the mrdA gene encoding penicillin-binding protein 2, with product MPQPIRLKDHEKDARLVRRRVVVGAVVVLLLTCVLIARMYYLQVIQYEYHSTLSENNRVHVQPIPPTRGLIFDRNGVIIADNRPSFSLTLTRERAGEWEQVLDVIVEVLELTADDRALFERRMRQGRRPFEPVPILFELSEEQIARIAVNQFRLPGVDVAAQLVRHYPQKEHFAHSVGYVGRINEKELKELDPVNYSGTHHIGKTGIERFYEDQLHGEVGYEEVETNARGRVLRVLKRTDPKPGMDLILTLDVKLQEAAEAALDGRRGAVVAIEPSTGEVLAMVSRPSFDPNPFVTGIGFQAYADLRDSIDRPLYNRVLRGLYPPGSTIKPMVAVSGLDAGAVTPATRVFDPGFYQLPNYDHKYRNWNRTGDGWVNMEMAIMRSNDTYFYDLAHKMGIDRMHDYMSRFGFGQKVSLDMFEESPGLMPSREWKRARYRQAWYPGETLILGIGQGYMQATPLQLAQATALMATRGKWIRPHLLQSAENKTPQQMVAEGLLEAPANPADIVMRDPKSWDYGRFGMEQVMHGPRGTARKVGDTALYRIAGKSGTAQVVAIKQGEKYDRSKVNERHRDHALFVGFAPAEAPKIAVAVMVENGESGSGVAAPVVKQVMDAWLLGEDGLLKPEYRPPQPAPTTSVSP from the coding sequence ATGCCGCAGCCGATCCGCCTGAAGGACCACGAGAAGGATGCCCGCCTGGTAAGGCGGCGCGTGGTGGTCGGCGCCGTGGTCGTGCTGCTGCTGACCTGCGTGCTGATCGCGCGCATGTACTACCTGCAGGTGATCCAGTACGAGTACCACTCGACCCTGTCGGAGAACAACCGCGTCCACGTGCAGCCGATTCCGCCGACCCGCGGGCTGATCTTCGACCGCAACGGGGTGATCATCGCCGACAACCGGCCGAGCTTCAGTCTGACCCTGACCCGCGAGCGCGCCGGCGAATGGGAGCAGGTGCTCGACGTGATCGTCGAGGTGCTGGAGCTGACCGCGGACGACCGCGCCCTGTTCGAGCGACGCATGCGCCAGGGCCGACGCCCGTTCGAGCCGGTGCCGATCCTCTTCGAGCTGTCCGAGGAGCAGATCGCCCGTATCGCGGTGAACCAGTTCCGCCTGCCCGGCGTGGATGTGGCTGCCCAGCTGGTGCGCCACTACCCGCAGAAGGAGCACTTCGCTCACTCGGTCGGCTATGTCGGGCGGATCAACGAGAAGGAGCTCAAGGAACTCGACCCGGTCAACTACAGTGGCACTCACCACATCGGCAAGACCGGCATCGAGCGGTTCTACGAGGACCAGCTGCACGGTGAGGTGGGTTACGAGGAAGTCGAAACCAACGCCCGCGGGCGCGTGCTGCGTGTGCTCAAACGCACCGACCCGAAGCCGGGCATGGACCTGATTCTGACCCTCGACGTCAAGCTGCAGGAAGCCGCCGAGGCGGCGCTGGACGGCCGTCGCGGCGCCGTGGTGGCGATCGAACCGTCGACCGGCGAAGTGCTGGCGATGGTCAGCCGGCCAAGCTTCGACCCCAACCCGTTCGTCACCGGCATCGGCTTCCAGGCCTATGCCGACCTGCGCGACTCGATCGACCGGCCGCTGTACAACCGCGTGCTGCGCGGGCTGTATCCGCCGGGGTCGACGATCAAGCCGATGGTCGCCGTGTCCGGTCTCGATGCCGGTGCCGTGACACCGGCGACGCGGGTGTTCGACCCAGGCTTTTATCAGTTGCCCAACTACGACCACAAATACCGTAACTGGAACCGTACCGGGGACGGCTGGGTGAACATGGAGATGGCGATCATGCGCTCCAACGACACCTACTTTTACGACCTCGCCCACAAGATGGGCATCGACCGCATGCACGACTACATGAGCCGTTTCGGCTTCGGCCAGAAGGTCTCGCTGGACATGTTCGAGGAGTCGCCGGGGCTGATGCCCTCGCGCGAGTGGAAGCGCGCGCGCTACCGCCAGGCCTGGTACCCGGGCGAGACGCTGATCCTCGGCATCGGCCAGGGCTACATGCAGGCCACGCCGTTGCAACTGGCCCAGGCCACGGCGCTGATGGCCACCCGCGGCAAGTGGATTCGCCCGCACCTGCTGCAGAGTGCCGAGAACAAGACTCCGCAGCAGATGGTGGCCGAGGGCCTGCTCGAGGCGCCGGCAAATCCGGCCGACATCGTCATGCGCGATCCGAAGTCCTGGGACTACGGCCGCTTCGGCATGGAGCAGGTGATGCATGGTCCGCGCGGCACCGCGCGCAAGGTCGGCGACACCGCCCTGTACCGCATCGCCGGCAAGAGCGGCACGGCGCAGGTGGTGGCGATCAAGCAGGGTGAGAAGTACGACCGTTCCAAGGTCAACGAGCGCCACCGCGACCACGCCCTGTTCGTCGGCTTCGCCCCGGCCGAGGCGCCGAAGATCGCCGTGGCGGTGATGGTGGAGAACGGCGAGTCCGGCTCCGGCGTTGCCGCGCCGGTGGTCAAGCAGGTGATGGACGCCTGGCTGCTCGGCGAAGA